In Chrysemys picta bellii isolate R12L10 chromosome 3, ASM1138683v2, whole genome shotgun sequence, a single genomic region encodes these proteins:
- the LOC135982528 gene encoding myb/SANT-like DNA-binding domain-containing protein 1, whose translation MQSSPAVMAVQSQNRKRAPAWTDREVLDLIAVWGDESVLSELRSKKRNAKIYEKISKDMSERGYSRDATQCRVKIKELRQGYQKTKEANGRSGSHPQTSRFYEALHSILGAAATTTPPLTVDSEDGILSTAGSSDMLADGEDEEGDEEDEAVDSAYNADFPNSQDLFITLTEIPYQPSPAVNPDTESGEGSATTSATVSQPSLASHSQRLAQIRRRKKRTREDMFSELMGCSRAQAAQQTQWREHLSQMHQAHMEREERWRQEDQQATQTLLGLMREQTDTLRCLVDVLQEQRQEDRALLQSICNRPPPPPSPIPPSPKVQRRRGGRVRANSHSTPADSSSSRRLSFPKI comes from the exons atgcagagctctccagcagtgatggccgtgcaatctcagaatagaaagagggccccagcatggactgatcgggaagtcttggatctgatcgctgtgtggggcgatgagtccgtgctttccgagctgcgctccaagaaacggaatgcaaagatctacgagaagatctctaaagacatgtcagagagaggatacagccgggatgcaacgcagtgccgcgtgaaaatcaaggagctgagacaaggctaccagaagaccaaagaggcaaacggacgctccggatcccatccccagacatcccgtttctacgaggcactgcattccatcctaggtgcggccgccaccactaccccaccactgaccgtggactctgaggatgggatattgtccacggccggttcctcagacatgttagcggacggggaagatgaggaaggagatgaggaggatgaggcagtcgacagcgcttacaacgctgatttccccaacagccaggatctcttcatcacccttacagagatcccctaccaaccgtccccagccgttaacccggacacagaatctggggaaggatcagcca ccacatctgcgactgtctcacaacctagcctggcatcacactcccagaggctagcgcaaattaggcgtaggaagaagaggacacgggaggacatgttctcggagcttatgggctgctcccgagcccaggcagcacagcagacccagtggcgggagcacttgtcccaaatgcaccaagcacacatggaacgggaggagaggtggcggcaggaagaccagcaggcgactcaaacgctgcttggactaatgagggagcaaacggacacgctccggtgccttgtggatgttctgcaggaacagaggcaggaggacagagccctgctgcagtctatctgtaaccgccctcccccgccaccaagtcccatacccccctcacccaaagtgcaaagaaggaggggcggcagagtccgtgcaaactctcactccacccctgcagacagctctagtagtagaaggctctcattccccaaaatttga
- the SOCS5 gene encoding suppressor of cytokine signaling 5 isoform X2: MKAMDGRQPFSRLFSWVGEHCRLHTTASMEPAELKTALMNIVNTSRVLVEFMLSQDQRNEARMQRRRQRSDKHDEDMDTDTDTEFSETTGPGALEIMLLMGQILSMERRFWARETSTDWWDRIVLQVWDDSQWLRNFRMRKGTFMELCDLLSPALKRQNTKMRAALTVEKRVVIALWKLATPDSYRSVGNQFGVGKSTVGAAVMQVAKAITQVLLRKFVTLGNVQAIVDGFAAMGFPNCGGAIDGTHIPILAPEHQATEYINRKGYFSMVLQALVDHKGRFTNINAGWAGRVHDARVFRNTTLFKGLQQGTYFPDQKITVGDVEMPIVILGDPAYPLMPWLMKPYTGSLDRSQELFNYRLSKCRMVVECAFGRLKGRWRSLLTRSDLSQRNLPIVISACCVLHNLCESKGETFMAGWEAEANRLAADYAQPDTRAIRRSHHEALCIREALKTSFMAGQATV; encoded by the coding sequence atgaaagcaatggacggcagacaaccattttcgcgccttttttcctgggtgggtgaacactgcagactccataccacggcaagcatggagcccgctgagctcaagacagcactcatgaatattgtaaacacctcgcgcgttctcgtggagtttatgctcagccaggaccagagaaACGAGGCGAGGatgcagcggcggcggcagcgcagcgacaagcatgatgaggacatggacacagacacggatacagaattcagtgaaaccacaggccccggtgctttggagatcatgttgttaatggggcagattctatccatggaacgccgattctgggcaagggaaacaagcacagactggtgggaccgcatagtgttgcaggtctgggacgattcccagtggctgcggaactttcgcatgcgtaagggcactttcatggaactttgtgacttgctgtcccctgccctgaaacgccagaataccaagatgagagcagccctcacagttgagaagcgcgtggtgatagccctgtggaagcttgcaacgccagacagctaccggtcagtcgggaatcaatttggagtgggcaaatctactgtgggggctgctgtgatgcaagtagccaaagcaatcactcaggtgctgctacgaaagtttgtgactctgggaaatgtgcaggctatagtggatggttttgctgcaatgggattccctaactgtggtggggcaatagacggaacccatatccctatcttggcaccggagcaccaagccaccgagtacataaaccgcaaggggtacttttcaatggtgctgcaagcacttgtggatcacaagggacgtttcaccaacatcaacgcgggctgggcgggaagggttcatgacgctcgcgtcttcaggaacactactctgtttaaagggctgcagcaagggacttactttccggaccagaaaataaccgttggggatgttgaaatgcccatagttattcttggggacccagcctaccccttaatgccatggcttatgaagccatacacaggcagcctggacaggagtcaggagctgtttaactataggctaagcaagtgcagaatggtggtagaatgtgcatttggccgtttaaaaggtcgctggcgttcattattgactcgctctgacctcagccaaagaaatctccccattgttatttctgcttgctgtgtgctccacaatctctgtgaaagtaagggggagacctttatggcggggtgggaggctgaggcaaatcgcctagctgctgattacgcgcagccagacaccagggcgattagaagatcacaccatgaagcgctgtgcatcagagaagctttgaaaaccagtttcatggctggccaggctaccgtgtga